From uncultured Methanobrevibacter sp., one genomic window encodes:
- a CDS encoding transposase, with protein PILFMHPIDCELAAMDGTGHTSDYADHYYAKIRSKCRKSYIKNHIAIDVDTRMILNYAANRGPKYDTQFAIASIIQLKSYKPHYILADRAYDTEAIRKCINEEVGAFDQIPLKTRAKTGHYRLNSTTIFWYDVYA; from the coding sequence CCAATATTGTTCATGCATCCAATAGATTGTGAATTAGCAGCAATGGATGGAACCGGTCACACAAGTGACTATGCAGACCATTATTATGCAAAAATAAGGAGTAAATGCAGAAAAAGCTACATTAAAAACCATATCGCAATCGATGTCGACACAAGAATGATCCTAAATTACGCAGCAAATCGAGGCCCAAAATACGATACACAATTCGCAATCGCATCAATAATACAATTAAAATCCTACAAACCACATTACATCCTAGCAGACAGAGCATACGACACAGAAGCAATAAGAAAATGCATAAATGAAGAAGTAGGTGCATTCGACCAAATACCATTAAAAACAAGAGCAAAAACAGGACATTACAGATTGAATAGTACAACAATCTTCTGGTACGACGTTTACGCATGA
- a CDS encoding C-GCAxxG-C-C family protein: MNRINEAVQLFEDGYVCSQAVFAVFATDFGISKEDALKIGACFGSGMRKGEVCGACTGALMALGLKYGENKTESNDACESFLDEFENVNGSYICRDLLGCDISTEDGVKYALDNNLFKEFCPKMVASACEIAEKLIDD; the protein is encoded by the coding sequence ATGAATAGAATTAATGAAGCGGTTCAATTGTTTGAAGATGGTTATGTGTGCTCACAGGCTGTATTTGCAGTATTTGCAACAGATTTTGGAATATCTAAGGAAGATGCCTTAAAAATCGGGGCCTGTTTTGGAAGTGGCATGCGAAAAGGAGAGGTTTGTGGAGCATGCACAGGAGCGTTGATGGCTCTGGGTCTGAAATATGGTGAGAATAAAACTGAAAGTAATGATGCATGTGAAAGCTTTTTGGATGAGTTTGAAAATGTCAACGGATCATATATCTGCAGGGATTTGTTAGGTTGTGATATTTCAACTGAAGATGGAGTTAAATATGCCTTGGACAATAATCTCTTTAAGGAATTCTGTCCGAAAATGGTTGCTTCTGCATGTGAAATTGCTGAAAAGTTAATTGATGATTAG